A window of the Radiobacillus deserti genome harbors these coding sequences:
- the hslO gene encoding Hsp33 family molecular chaperone HslO: MNDYLIKATAFNGNIRAYAIKSTDTVEEARRRHDTWATASAALGRTLTITTMLGAMLKGDDKLTVKLEGDGPVGPILADANAKGEVRGYITNPHVDFELNDKGKLDVARAVGQGSLSVVKDLGLKHNFTGQVPIVSGEVSEDFTYYLANSEQVPSAVGAGVLVNPDHTILAAGGFIIQVMPGADDEVITKIEESIAKIPPISSLLRDGNSPEQILDKLLGEGNVNVLEELPVAFECHCSKERLEQAIKSLGNEEIDKMIEEENGAEATCHFCNEVYQFTAEDLEELKTE, translated from the coding sequence GTGAATGATTATTTAATTAAAGCAACAGCATTTAACGGTAACATCCGTGCTTATGCGATAAAGTCAACTGATACGGTAGAAGAGGCTAGAAGGAGACATGATACATGGGCGACTGCCTCTGCTGCATTAGGAAGAACATTAACTATCACGACGATGCTAGGGGCTATGTTGAAAGGTGATGATAAGTTAACAGTAAAGCTTGAAGGTGATGGTCCGGTTGGCCCAATCCTAGCTGATGCAAATGCAAAAGGTGAAGTGCGCGGCTATATCACTAATCCTCATGTAGATTTTGAGCTAAATGACAAAGGAAAACTAGATGTCGCTCGTGCGGTTGGACAAGGAAGCTTAAGTGTCGTAAAAGATCTTGGTTTAAAACATAACTTTACTGGACAAGTACCCATCGTTTCAGGTGAGGTAAGTGAAGATTTTACGTACTATTTAGCAAATTCTGAGCAGGTACCATCTGCAGTGGGAGCGGGTGTACTTGTTAATCCGGATCATACCATCTTAGCTGCTGGAGGCTTTATAATCCAAGTAATGCCAGGAGCTGATGATGAGGTTATAACAAAAATTGAAGAAAGCATTGCAAAAATACCTCCGATTTCTAGTCTTTTAAGAGATGGAAATTCTCCGGAGCAAATATTAGATAAACTACTTGGAGAAGGAAATGTGAACGTGCTAGAAGAACTCCCTGTAGCATTCGAATGCCATTGTTCAAAGGAAAGACTGGAGCAAGCGATAAAGAGCCTAGGAAATGAAGAAATAGATAAAATGATTGAAGAGGAAAATGGCGCAGAAGCTACTTGTCATTTCTGTAATGAAGTGTATCAGTTTACGGCGGAGGATCTTGAAGAATTGAAGACTGAGTGA
- a CDS encoding peptidylprolyl isomerase: MTRKFLWGIIVLLLITNLTTVAIWMIERNGTAPGPMGVDVDKDKPVATIGEKEVSYEKWVEMLQKNYGKKALEELVNKEVVSQLAKEENIEINNKLVEREIALLFTMEGPLSEKEIKAKKEEWDEEIRYRLALEELLTKDIEVDPKEVESYYEEYKNQYNFEESIQLSHIVLPDKETAEKVHDELEAGASFSSLAREYSIDKETKENGGYLGFYTEGDTFLLDEYYNKAMEMEERTYSEPFLGGNGTVILYLHRKLPDISFKYDELQEHIKRELALEKIEPAISAQALWDDKKVEWIFGE; the protein is encoded by the coding sequence ATGACGAGAAAGTTCTTATGGGGAATCATTGTTCTTCTCCTTATAACCAATTTAACGACAGTCGCTATTTGGATGATCGAAAGGAATGGAACAGCACCCGGTCCTATGGGAGTTGATGTGGACAAAGATAAACCGGTTGCGACGATAGGGGAAAAAGAGGTTTCGTATGAAAAGTGGGTGGAGATGCTTCAAAAAAACTATGGAAAGAAAGCTTTAGAAGAGCTTGTGAACAAAGAAGTAGTGTCCCAACTTGCTAAAGAGGAAAATATTGAAATAAATAACAAGCTAGTAGAAAGAGAAATTGCCTTACTCTTTACAATGGAAGGCCCACTATCTGAAAAGGAAATAAAAGCTAAAAAAGAAGAGTGGGACGAGGAGATTCGCTATCGACTAGCACTGGAGGAGCTTTTGACTAAAGATATAGAAGTGGACCCTAAAGAGGTTGAAAGCTACTACGAGGAATATAAGAATCAATACAATTTTGAAGAATCTATTCAATTGTCACATATTGTATTGCCAGACAAGGAAACGGCTGAGAAAGTGCATGATGAATTAGAAGCAGGGGCATCCTTTTCTTCGTTAGCAAGGGAATACTCTATAGATAAAGAAACAAAAGAAAATGGTGGGTATTTAGGTTTTTATACGGAAGGTGACACCTTTTTATTGGATGAATATTATAACAAGGCAATGGAAATGGAAGAGCGCACCTATAGCGAACCATTCCTTGGAGGAAATGGAACGGTTATTTTGTACTTACACCGTAAATTACCGGACATTTCATTTAAATACGACGAGTTACAAGAGCACATAAAACGTGAGCTTGCATTAGAAAAGATAGAACCTGCAATATCTGCACAAGCATTGTGGGACGATAAGAAAGTGGAATGGATTTTTGGCGAGTAA
- the cysK gene encoding cysteine synthase A: MKVAQSIAELIGNTPIVKLNRTADSDGADIYVKLEFMNPGSSVKDRIALAMIEAAEEAGELKEGDTIIEPTSGNTGIGLALVSAIKGYKAILVMPDTMSMERRNLLRAYGAELVLTPGAEGMKGAIKKAEELQQEHGYFMPQQFNNQANPSIHERTTGKEIVEQMGDQLDAFVSGIGTGGTITGAGKVLKEKYKDIKIYAVEPKGSPVLSGGNPGPHKIQGIGAGFIPEVLNTEVYDGIIQVENEEAIETAREAARKDGLLGGISSGAAIFAAKKVAKELGKGKKVLAIIPSNGERYLSTPLYQFDAE, encoded by the coding sequence ATGAAAGTTGCTCAATCTATTGCAGAACTAATTGGTAATACCCCTATCGTAAAATTAAATCGCACGGCAGATTCGGATGGTGCAGACATCTATGTAAAGCTTGAATTCATGAACCCGGGTAGCTCTGTAAAGGATCGTATCGCGCTAGCAATGATCGAAGCGGCAGAAGAAGCTGGAGAATTAAAAGAAGGCGATACGATCATCGAACCGACGAGCGGAAACACTGGTATTGGGCTTGCTCTCGTATCTGCTATTAAAGGCTATAAAGCAATTTTAGTTATGCCAGATACAATGAGTATGGAAAGACGTAACCTTCTTCGTGCGTACGGAGCAGAATTAGTATTAACACCAGGTGCAGAAGGAATGAAAGGTGCAATTAAAAAAGCGGAAGAATTACAACAAGAGCATGGGTACTTTATGCCGCAACAATTTAATAACCAAGCTAACCCTTCTATTCATGAACGTACAACTGGTAAAGAAATTGTGGAGCAAATGGGCGATCAATTGGATGCGTTTGTTTCTGGTATCGGAACTGGTGGAACCATTACAGGTGCGGGTAAAGTTTTGAAAGAGAAATACAAAGATATTAAAATCTACGCGGTAGAACCAAAAGGCTCTCCTGTACTTTCAGGTGGAAATCCTGGTCCTCACAAAATTCAAGGAATTGGCGCAGGGTTCATTCCAGAAGTTTTGAATACAGAAGTGTATGATGGTATTATCCAAGTGGAAAACGAAGAAGCAATCGAAACTGCTCGTGAAGCAGCAAGAAAAGATGGATTATTAGGTGGAATCTCATCCGGAGCTGCTATCTTTGCTGCCAAGAAGGTAGCAAAGGAATTAGGAAAAGGTAAAAAAGTATTAGCGATTATACCTAGTAATGGAGAAAGATATTTGTCCACCCCGCTTTATCAATTTGATGCGGAATAA
- the folP gene encoding dihydropteroate synthase translates to MGIINVTPDSFSDGGKFNEVDRAVRHAVALQEEGADLIDVGGESTRPGHTPVEEEEEIERVVPIIEAINKEVDVPISIDTFKAKTAEEAIRAGAALINDVWGAKKEPAIAEVASKFEVPLILMHNREKPSYSHLITDMMEDLKSSVAIAHEAGVPDNHIILDPGIGFAKTVEENLEVLRRIDAFQALGYPILLGTSRKSMIGSILDLPVAERDEGTGATTCYGITKGVHIVRVHNVKVNVRMARMMDAILGKGG, encoded by the coding sequence ATGGGCATTATTAACGTCACACCGGATTCCTTTTCAGATGGTGGGAAGTTTAATGAAGTAGACCGTGCGGTAAGACATGCAGTTGCTTTACAAGAAGAAGGTGCAGATCTAATAGATGTTGGTGGAGAGTCCACTCGTCCTGGTCATACTCCTGTCGAGGAAGAAGAAGAAATCGAGCGTGTCGTTCCTATTATTGAAGCAATAAACAAAGAAGTGGATGTACCAATATCCATCGATACTTTTAAAGCAAAAACAGCAGAAGAAGCTATCCGCGCTGGCGCAGCTCTTATTAATGACGTCTGGGGTGCCAAAAAAGAACCAGCTATCGCTGAAGTTGCTTCAAAGTTTGAAGTCCCACTTATTCTCATGCATAACCGGGAAAAACCTAGTTATTCCCATTTGATTACAGATATGATGGAGGACCTGAAGTCGAGTGTCGCGATCGCACATGAAGCAGGCGTCCCGGATAATCACATTATTCTTGATCCCGGAATTGGATTTGCAAAGACAGTCGAAGAAAACCTTGAAGTGTTAAGAAGGATAGATGCATTTCAAGCATTAGGTTATCCCATTTTGTTAGGAACATCTAGAAAGTCTATGATAGGAAGCATCTTGGACTTACCTGTTGCGGAAAGAGATGAAGGAACTGGTGCTACTACTTGTTATGGAATTACGAAGGGTGTGCATATTGTTCGGGTGCATAATGTGAAAGTAAATGTGAGAATGGCAAGGATGATGGATGCCATACTAGGAAAGGGAGGATGA
- the folB gene encoding dihydroneopterin aldolase, translating into MDKVYVNKMAFYGYHGLFPEENKLGQRFYVDATLELDLRKAGASDQMEDSIHYGEVYELTKRIVEGKALNLVEALAETIAQEMLECFSLLEACTIKVTKPDPPIPGHYDSVAVEVYRERNK; encoded by the coding sequence GTGGATAAAGTCTATGTTAATAAAATGGCTTTCTATGGATATCACGGGCTCTTTCCTGAAGAAAACAAATTAGGTCAACGGTTTTATGTGGATGCCACGCTAGAACTTGATCTTCGAAAAGCGGGAGCTTCTGATCAAATGGAAGATTCCATCCATTACGGAGAAGTGTATGAGCTTACTAAAAGGATTGTGGAAGGGAAAGCGTTAAATCTAGTGGAGGCGTTAGCGGAAACAATAGCACAAGAAATGTTAGAGTGCTTTTCATTATTAGAGGCCTGTACGATTAAAGTAACAAAACCAGATCCGCCAATCCCTGGTCATTATGACTCGGTTGCTGTAGAAGTATATCGGGAGCGAAACAAATGA
- the folK gene encoding 2-amino-4-hydroxy-6-hydroxymethyldihydropteridine diphosphokinase: MNIAYIALGSNINPRNRYLEQAVAQLDAVKGIEVVKKSSVYETEPVGYTDQNQFLNMVVKVKTSKRPSQLLEACQQIEKNLGRKREIRWGPRTVDLDILLYNEESIKMKQLEVPHPRMHERAFVLIPLAELEGHLNIPNQNKSVSEVLEATSSQDKEGVVKWVQKHGEDE; encoded by the coding sequence ATGAATATCGCGTATATCGCATTAGGGTCGAACATAAACCCAAGAAACCGGTATTTAGAACAAGCCGTTGCACAACTAGATGCGGTAAAAGGGATAGAGGTCGTAAAAAAATCGTCTGTTTATGAAACGGAACCTGTAGGATATACGGATCAAAATCAGTTTTTAAATATGGTTGTAAAAGTGAAGACATCTAAACGACCGTCCCAGTTACTAGAAGCCTGCCAGCAAATAGAGAAAAATTTAGGGAGAAAAAGAGAAATAAGGTGGGGTCCGCGTACCGTGGACTTAGACATATTGCTTTATAATGAAGAAAGTATTAAAATGAAGCAATTAGAGGTCCCTCATCCAAGAATGCATGAGCGAGCATTTGTGCTCATTCCGTTAGCGGAACTCGAGGGCCACCTCAATATCCCAAATCAAAACAAAAGCGTTTCAGAAGTTCTTGAGGCGACATCATCACAAGACAAAGAGGGAGTAGTAAAATGGGTGCAGAAACATGGGGAAGACGAATAA
- a CDS encoding helix-turn-helix domain-containing protein, producing MGAETWGRRIKAYRKLKGYTQIQFARELGISVSVLGEVERGTRTPDSSLIDQICKTLDIPVEELLATNS from the coding sequence ATGGGTGCAGAAACATGGGGAAGACGAATAAAAGCTTATCGAAAGCTTAAAGGATATACACAAATACAATTTGCGCGGGAACTAGGCATATCCGTTTCTGTACTAGGAGAAGTAGAAAGAGGCACTAGAACACCAGATTCTTCTCTTATTGATCAAATATGTAAGACGCTGGATATTCCGGTTGAGGAACTGCTAGCAACGAATAGCTAA
- the lysS gene encoding lysine--tRNA ligase: MTEELNEHMRVRREKLQSYLEKGIDPFGGKFVRTHLAEQLKESFDQFSKEELEEKKAETTIAGRIMTKRGKGKAGFAHIQDLSGQIQLYVRKDTVGEEAYEIFNQADLGDIVGVTGTAFKTNVGELSVKATKFEILSKSLRPLPEKFHGLKDVEQRYRQRYLDLITNPQSRDTFVSRSKIIQSMRRYLDNEGFLEVETPMMHGIPGGASARPFITHHNALDIPLYMRIAIELHLKRLIVGGLEKVYEIGRVFRNEGVSTRHNPEFTMLELYEAYADFHDVMSLTENLIAHIAKEVTGSTTVPYGDYEVNLKPEWKRVHMVDAVKEVTGVDFWKQVSDEEAKQLAKEHGVDIQDTMTFGHIVNEFFEQKVEETLIQPTFVYGHPVEISPLAKKNQEDERFTDRFELFIVGREHANAFSELNDPIDQRERFEAQVKEKELGNDEAHVMDEDFLEALEYGMPPTGGLGIGVDRLVMLLTNSPSIRDVLLFPQMRNRD; the protein is encoded by the coding sequence ATGACCGAAGAATTAAATGAACATATGCGGGTTCGGAGAGAGAAACTACAATCGTATTTGGAAAAAGGGATCGACCCATTTGGTGGAAAGTTTGTACGGACTCACCTGGCAGAACAGTTAAAAGAAAGCTTTGATCAGTTTAGTAAAGAAGAGTTAGAAGAAAAGAAAGCAGAAACTACAATAGCTGGGCGAATAATGACAAAGCGTGGCAAAGGGAAAGCGGGATTTGCGCACATTCAAGATTTAAGTGGACAAATCCAATTGTATGTGCGAAAAGATACGGTTGGCGAAGAAGCTTATGAAATCTTTAATCAAGCTGACTTAGGAGATATCGTTGGTGTAACAGGAACTGCTTTTAAAACGAATGTAGGGGAGCTTTCTGTAAAAGCGACTAAGTTTGAAATTTTATCAAAATCTCTACGTCCTTTACCAGAAAAATTTCACGGGCTGAAAGATGTGGAGCAACGTTATCGTCAACGATATCTAGATTTAATTACTAATCCGCAAAGCCGGGATACATTCGTGTCTAGAAGTAAAATCATTCAATCCATGCGTCGTTATTTAGATAATGAAGGGTTCTTAGAAGTAGAAACACCAATGATGCACGGAATACCAGGTGGAGCATCCGCTCGTCCATTCATTACACATCATAATGCGTTAGATATTCCTCTTTATATGAGAATCGCAATAGAGCTTCACTTAAAACGACTTATTGTTGGTGGACTAGAAAAAGTGTATGAAATCGGACGTGTTTTCCGTAATGAGGGAGTTTCTACAAGACATAATCCGGAATTTACAATGCTGGAGTTATATGAGGCGTATGCTGATTTCCATGATGTCATGAGTTTAACCGAAAATCTAATTGCTCATATCGCAAAAGAAGTAACTGGATCCACAACCGTTCCATACGGTGATTATGAAGTCAATTTAAAGCCAGAGTGGAAAAGGGTTCATATGGTTGATGCGGTAAAAGAGGTAACAGGAGTGGATTTCTGGAAGCAAGTTAGCGATGAGGAAGCGAAACAACTTGCGAAGGAACATGGTGTGGATATTCAAGATACGATGACATTTGGTCATATAGTAAATGAATTCTTTGAACAAAAAGTAGAAGAAACATTAATTCAACCTACCTTTGTATATGGACATCCGGTTGAGATTTCCCCATTAGCGAAGAAGAATCAAGAGGATGAGCGTTTCACAGATCGTTTTGAATTATTCATTGTTGGTCGTGAACATGCAAATGCCTTTTCGGAACTGAATGATCCAATTGATCAAAGAGAACGTTTTGAAGCACAAGTGAAGGAGAAAGAACTGGGAAATGATGAAGCGCATGTTATGGATGAAGACTTTTTAGAGGCGCTTGAATATGGAATGCCTCCAACTGGTGGTCTAGGAATAGGGGTAGATCGTTTAGTGATGCTACTAACAAATTCTCCATCTATCCGTGATGTTCTTCTGTTCCCGCAAATGCGTAATCGCGACTGA